From Sphingopyxis sp. MWB1, a single genomic window includes:
- the mgtE gene encoding magnesium transporter produces the protein MNEREDSLPPRDISDNAAEEARSAPPPETELDEDDRLKPQFVRIVIAHAEAGQHEEARERIGRLHPADIADLFELSDSDERQLLAAVLGDMLSADVLAEMNDYVREELLDLLAPEQVAELAAELDTDDAVAIIEDMEVDEQQAVLRAMEPEDRAAIENALSFPEETAGRMMQREYVAVPEHVTVGDVIDRLREDGDMTTDFWEIYIVDPMHRPVGTCQLSWILRTPRDIAISDVMKREQTLIPVDMDQEEVALRFQKYALISAAVVDDAGRLVGMITVDDIVHIIQEEAGEDILRLSGAGEGDINEPIRETYSARVRWLIANLGTALVASSIIGFFGGAIEEMVALAVLMPIVAGVGGNAGTQTLAVTVRALAMNQLTDSNSWRSIFREMKIALLNGGTIALIAGTATALWFSNPGLGVVIAAAMVVNIFVAGVAGVAIPLLLEKLDQDPAVASSIFVTMTTDSMGFLAFLGLAVASGLTTL, from the coding sequence ATGAACGAACGCGAAGATTCCCTGCCTCCCCGCGACATCAGCGACAACGCGGCCGAAGAGGCGCGCAGCGCCCCTCCGCCCGAGACCGAACTGGACGAAGACGACCGGCTAAAGCCCCAATTCGTCCGCATCGTGATCGCTCATGCCGAAGCGGGACAGCATGAAGAGGCGCGCGAACGAATAGGGCGGCTGCATCCGGCCGATATCGCGGATCTTTTCGAACTGTCTGACAGCGACGAGCGGCAGCTTCTGGCCGCCGTGCTGGGCGACATGCTGTCCGCCGACGTTCTGGCGGAAATGAATGACTATGTCCGCGAGGAGTTGCTCGACCTTCTTGCGCCCGAACAAGTCGCCGAACTCGCCGCTGAACTCGATACTGACGATGCCGTTGCGATCATCGAGGATATGGAGGTTGACGAGCAGCAGGCGGTGCTGCGCGCGATGGAGCCCGAAGATCGCGCCGCGATCGAGAATGCGCTGTCTTTCCCGGAGGAAACCGCCGGCCGCATGATGCAGCGCGAATATGTCGCGGTGCCCGAACATGTGACCGTCGGCGATGTCATCGACCGTCTGCGCGAAGACGGCGATATGACAACCGATTTCTGGGAGATCTATATCGTCGACCCCATGCATCGACCGGTCGGCACGTGCCAGCTCAGCTGGATTCTCCGCACTCCGCGCGACATCGCCATCAGCGATGTGATGAAACGCGAACAGACGCTGATCCCGGTGGACATGGACCAGGAAGAGGTCGCGCTGCGCTTTCAGAAATATGCGCTCATCTCCGCTGCGGTCGTTGACGATGCGGGGCGGCTCGTCGGCATGATCACCGTCGACGACATCGTCCATATTATTCAGGAAGAAGCGGGCGAAGATATTTTGCGCCTATCGGGCGCAGGCGAAGGTGATATCAACGAGCCAATCCGCGAAACCTACAGCGCGCGCGTTCGCTGGCTCATCGCCAACCTCGGCACCGCGCTCGTCGCCTCTTCGATTATCGGCTTTTTTGGCGGCGCAATCGAGGAGATGGTGGCGCTCGCCGTCCTCATGCCCATCGTGGCGGGCGTGGGCGGCAATGCCGGCACCCAGACGCTTGCGGTGACCGTGCGCGCGCTCGCCATGAACCAGCTCACCGATTCGAACAGCTGGCGCTCCATTTTTCGCGAAATGAAGATTGCCTTGCTCAATGGCGGGACCATTGCGCTGATCGCCGGAACCGCAACCGCGCTCTGGTTTTCCAATCCCGGCTTGGGGGTGGTCATCGCGGCGGCAATGGTCGTCAATATTTTCGTCGCCGGGGTGGCCGGGGTCGCGATTCCGCTGCTTCTGGAAAAGCTCGATCAGGACCCGGCCGTTGCCAGCTCGATTTTTGTGACCATGACCACCGACTCCATGGGTTTTCTGGCATTTCTGGGGCTGGCGGTGGCAAGCGGCCTGACCACGCTGTAA
- a CDS encoding peptidylprolyl isomerase: protein MSDQTLTLSLSTGDVVIKLRPDLAPQHVERITQLAKEGFYDDVVFHRVIDGFMAQGGDPTGTGMGGSKLPDLPAEFSAEPHVRGVCSMARAQNPNSANSQFFICFTDARFLDNQYTVWGEVIEGMENVDALPKGEPPREPGKIVKATVS from the coding sequence ATGTCCGACCAGACGCTGACCCTCAGCCTTTCCACCGGCGATGTCGTTATCAAGCTGCGCCCCGACCTCGCGCCCCAGCATGTCGAACGCATCACCCAGCTCGCCAAGGAAGGCTTTTACGATGATGTCGTTTTTCACCGCGTGATCGACGGTTTCATGGCGCAGGGCGGTGACCCGACCGGTACGGGCATGGGCGGCAGCAAGCTGCCCGACCTTCCCGCCGAATTTAGCGCTGAACCGCATGTGCGCGGCGTTTGCTCGATGGCGCGCGCGCAGAATCCGAACAGCGCGAACAGCCAATTCTTCATCTGCTTCACCGATGCCCGCTTCCTCGACAATCAGTATACGGTCTGGGGCGAAGTGATCGAAGGCATGGAAAATGTCGACGCGCTGCCCAAGGGCGAGCCGCCGCGCGAGCCCGGCAAGATCGTCAAGGCGACTGTATCGTAA